DNA from Metabacillus flavus:
CAGGAGCTCATCAACAATTTAAAAGAGCAAATGGCAATGTTCGATCCTGCTGTTGCCCTGGATCAGGCAGTGGAAGATGTTGAAAAACAGGCGGACGGCGTATTTAAGCTGACAACCAACTCTGAAATCCACTATACAAAAACCATCATCATCACCGCCGGAAACGGAGCATTCCAGCCGCGCCGCCTGGAACTTGAAAATGCTGCACAATACGAAGGCAAAAACATGCACTACTTCATCGATGATCTTAACTCCTTTGCCGGCAAACGCGTCATGATCTGCGGCGGCGGAGATTCAGCTCTTGACTGGGCCCTTATGCTTGAGCCAATCGCAGAAAAAGTAATCCTTGTTCACCGCCGCGACAAATTCCGCGCTCACGAACACAGCGTTGAGCAGCTGATGAACTCCAAGGTCGAAGTCATGACGCCATTTATACCTGAAGAAATTATCGGGGAATACCGCATTGAACAGGTCGTCCTTCAGGAAGTAAAAGGCGAGCGCAAAGAAGTTATTGATATCGACGATCTCATCGTCAACTTCGGATTCGTTTCCTCACTTGGCCCAATCAAAAATTGGGACCTGAACATTGAGAAAAACAACATCCTCGTTAACTCTAAAATGGAAACCAACATCGAAGGCATATACGCAGCCGGAGATATCTGTACGTATGATGGAAAAGTAAAGCTCATTGCCAGCGGTTTTGGAGAAGCGCCGACTGCTGTCAATAACGC
Protein-coding regions in this window:
- the yumC gene encoding ferredoxin--NADP reductase 2, which gives rise to MKEDTKVYDITIIGGGPVGLFTAFYGGMRQASVKIIESLPQLGGQLSALYPEKYIYDVAGFPKVRAQELINNLKEQMAMFDPAVALDQAVEDVEKQADGVFKLTTNSEIHYTKTIIITAGNGAFQPRRLELENAAQYEGKNMHYFIDDLNSFAGKRVMICGGGDSALDWALMLEPIAEKVILVHRRDKFRAHEHSVEQLMNSKVEVMTPFIPEEIIGEYRIEQVVLQEVKGERKEVIDIDDLIVNFGFVSSLGPIKNWDLNIEKNNILVNSKMETNIEGIYAAGDICTYDGKVKLIASGFGEAPTAVNNAKAYMDPKARVQPLHSTSLFEK